Genomic window (Dyadobacter fanqingshengii):
CGTCATCTGGCCGGTTAAATGTGCGAAGGTTTTCTCTTGATCAATTCCCCAACCCATTGTAAATGAGTCACCTAAAAAAATGATCCCCGGGTTGTTTAAAGAATTGTCGTCGTCGCGTAGTCCTGATTTGTTGACGCTGAATTTGTTTTCGTATTCCAAATCCTGATGATAACCTTCGCTCCCCGGTCGTAGTGTATAACCCAGGTCCTTGGAATAACTGCTGAATTGCCTGTTAAACTGGATCACATCCCGGTAATGGATCCACTGGTCCAGCACACCGATGCTGGGCTTGTCGATGCCTTGATTTGCTGCAATCACATGCCGGATATACCGCCATGAAACCACTTCCAGCAATAAGGGAAGGGCCAGACAAACGAGCATAGGAAGCCTGATAAGTTTGCCTATGCCATAAAAAATCAGCAGAAAGGAAAGCGGTACAAATATTTTAAATAAAACAATGGTCCATCCGAAGTGTGTGAATGCTTGCCATTTGTAAACGGTTACTGAAAGAAGGAATAAACCAGCCACCGAAATGACCAGCCGGGTTTGGGATTTTGACATTTTAAGCGGACTGATTCAATTGCCAATTTAACAGTTAGCCGCACATTAAAATGGAAAACAGTAAAAAATTTCTTTGTAAAATTTTATAATTTATCTGAATAGTTTTATTATTTGGCAGGTTTAAGCGTTTGACCGGTGGATATGGGTGAGCATTCGGTCATAATACGCTTAATTCTCCGATTGCGTCAGGGATAATTTCAGGTCCGACATTAATTTGTACATCGCATTATTAATGCTTTCGATATCTGCCTTTGCATTGTTCAGTGCTGCTTCCGCTTCCGTGCGTTTTTTCTTGGTTTGCTCCGTTTTGACGCCCACTTCTTTTTCCATAATGGCATCATTATCCTTCACGCCCAGTCTTTTAGGACTATGTGTGGTTGAAATGCCATCCAGTTTATCAATCCGGACATTATAATGCTCTTCCTTACATTCAATGGTCAGGTCGAAACGCACATACTCGTAAGCAATGCCAGACACTGGCGCATAGCTGGTTAGGATCAGTTTGCCGAGCTGCGGATCTTCAAATGTAACGGCATTTTCATAGTTGCCAAATGTCTTGCTGATCCAGTTTTGCGCTTCTTTAAAGATCTCTGTTTTAGATTTTTTAGGCTTGCCGGAATCCAAATAAAAGACATTTTTGTCCGCGTCGAGCGGAAGCAAGCCGGTTTGAGAAAAGGCTGTTTGGCCAATAAAAAGGAACAGGATCAGGATTAAATGTTTCAAAATCGTTGTGAATGTTTGGAATGATAAAGGTAGTAACAAAAGTTTTGGCAGCATGATCGGCTGGCTGTTCGGCCGGAATTAATATCTTCGGCCTGCAACTTAACCTGAACCATATGAAGAAGTTTTTGCTGTTTTTGGTCGTATTGCTATGCTGCCTCGCCTCCGCACCCAGAAGGGTTACGTGGGTTGCCATCGGCGATTCGATCACGTATTTGAATGATCACAAAGATGAAACGGGAAACCGCGTTACAAAGGGATATCTGACATTGATTTCTGAAAAATATCCGCGGGTTGAGTACATTAATAAGGGTTACAATGGCTGGACTTCGATTAATATTGCCGATAAGATCGAAACACTTGAATTGCAGAAAGCAGACGTTTACACCGTCTTTTTAGGGACGAATGACTGGTGGCAGGGCAAAGAGTTGGGATCTATTTCGGATTACGAACAAAAAACGGGGACGAAGACTGTTTATGGCGCATTTCGGATCATCAACGATAAATTAAAACAGCTCAACAAAAAGGCCAGGATCATTCTTATTACGCCGATGCAGCGGGGTGATTTTGTTTATATTAACAATCAAAAAAACAATGCATTTGGCTCCTACAAACCCAAAAACGGCAAAAATTTGGAAGAGTTTGCCAATGCAGTCCTGGAAATAGGTAAGCTTGAAAAAATCCCGGTTGTAGACCTCTTTCACGAAAGCGGAATGACGCACGAAAACATGGTTAATTTCAAAAAGTTAAAAGATCCTGCAACCGGCGATTACAAAAAATACACCTATCCCGAATACACAACCATCCCCTTCGATCCTGAAAAAGATGAATATCCCTATCCCCCCGAAGCCATCCACATGACCTACGACGGCCTCCACCCATCCGACAAAGGCTACACAATCATCGCCGATATGGTTGAGAAAAAGTGGAAAGGATTGCGGTGAGGTGAAAGGAGAAAATTGGGGATTATTGGATATATTTGAGTTACAAAAACACTCAAAACTATGCTTACTGTAATAGAAGGCACTTATGAAAATGGACAGGTAATCCTTGATCATAAACCGAAAGTTGAGAATAAAACAAAAGTTGTTGTCATATTCGAAGAAATTGAAATGCCGGCAGATACCAATGAAAAACGCCCTTTTGGTATTTCAAAAGGAAACATCACACTAAGTCCGGACTTTAACGAGCCCCTGGACGATTTAAAAGATTATATGTAAATGAAGGTTTTATTGGATACACACACTGTCTTATGGTTTATTAATGGAGATTCTCAAATATCAGTTAAGGCCAAACGAATTATTGAAGATAAAGGCAATGAAGTTTTAATGAGTGCTATCAGTCTTTTTGAGATTTCAATCAAACTCAAATTGACAAAAATAATACTCCGTAAACCGCTGGCCGAAGTATTTGACGATATCAGAAGTGCAGGCATAGCAATTCTCCCAATTCACAATAAACACCTTCTGGAATATCAGAACCTTTCCCTGAATGTTGAACACCGTGACCCTTTTGACCGCTTGATCATTTCAACGGCAATTTCAGAGCAAGCTGCGATTGTTAGTGTAGATAAGCAGTTTGATCATTATCAGAGTCTGGTGGAAATTCTATGGTAAGACGTAAAAAACACCTTTTAGCGGAACAACGGCGCAGGTCTCTGCTGTTACCTTATTAGGGCGCAATTTTTATCCTTCAAATGGGCATTGGGAAAAAATTAACGTACCTTTGCGCCATAATTCGATACCATGATCTACTTTTTTGCAGACGAACAGAACACTGTTTTTGCGGTCCAGATAGAGCGAACGCTAACAGAATCAGATACTTCCAAATTAAGCTGGCTTTTTGGCGGCGCGGAACTCCGGGATGAAACCGTCATCACGGAGTTTTTTGTTGGACCCCGTGCGGCGATGATCACACCGTGGAGTACCAATGCCGTTGAGATCACCCAGAATATGGATATCCAGGGCATCATCCGTATTGAGGAATTCAAGAAAGTTGGGGAGGATTTCAAAGATTTCGATCCGATGCTTTCGCAGAAATACAATGAGCTCAACCAGGAAATCTACACGATCAGCATTCAGCCCGAATCCATTCTGGAAGTGGCTGACATTGCGGCATATAACAAGCAGGAAGGGCTTTCCCTGAGTGATGAGGAAGTTGATTATTTGAATAAACTGGCTGAAAAACTCAACCGCAAATTGACGGATTCCGAGGTTTTTGGGTTTTCGCAAGTTAACTCAGAACATTGCCGCCACAAGATTTTCAACGGAACATTTGTGATTGATGGTGAGGAGCAGCCGGTCTCGTTGTTCAAACTCATCCGCAAAACTTCGGAACTAAATCCGAATTCAATCGTCTCGGCTTATAAGGATAATGTGGCTTTTATTAAAGGCCCGGTTGTGCAGCAGTTTGCACCGAAAAAACCAGATGTTCCTGAATATTACGAGATTAAAGATTTTCAATCCGTTCTTTCGTTGAAGGCGGAAACGCATAATTTCCCAACAACTGTGGAGCCATTTAATGGGGCTGCAACGGGCTCAGGCGGTGAAATTCGTGACAGACTTGCAGGCGGACAGGGTTCTTTGCCGTTGGCAGGAACGGCGGTTTATATGACTGCATTGTCGCGTCTGGAAGAGAATCGTCCTTGGGAAAAAGGTGTTGAAGAACGGGAATGGCTTTACCAGACACCGATGGATATCCTGATTAAGGCCTCCAATGGTGCAACCGATTTTGGAAACAAATTTGGCCAGCCGCTGATCGTTGGTTCAGTACTAACATTTGAACACGAGGAACTTGGAAGGAAACTGGGTTATGATAAGGTGATTATGCAAGCCGGTGGCGTTGGTTACGGCATTGCAGATCAGGCCAAAAAATCCAAACCCGAAACCGGCGATCAGATCGTTGTCATGGGCGGCGAAAATTACCGGATCGGAATGGGCGGCGCGGCAGTTTCTTCTGCGGATACCGGCGCGTTCGGTTCGGGCATTGAGTTGAATGCGATCCAGCGTTCCAATCCCGAAATGCAAAAACGGGTTGCCAATGCAGTGCGCGGAATGGTGGAAAGCGGTAATAACACCATTGTCTCCATCCACGACCACGGCGCGGGCGGACATTTAAACTGCCTTTCCGAGCTGGTTGAGGAAACGGGTGGTAATATTAATTTGGATAAACTGCCGGTCGGTGACCCAACGCTTTCTGCGAAGGAAATCATTGGTAATGAGTCTCA
Coding sequences:
- a CDS encoding DUF4468 domain-containing protein, encoding MLPKLLLLPLSFQTFTTILKHLILILFLFIGQTAFSQTGLLPLDADKNVFYLDSGKPKKSKTEIFKEAQNWISKTFGNYENAVTFEDPQLGKLILTSYAPVSGIAYEYVRFDLTIECKEEHYNVRIDKLDGISTTHSPKRLGVKDNDAIMEKEVGVKTEQTKKKRTEAEAALNNAKADIESINNAMYKLMSDLKLSLTQSEN
- a CDS encoding SGNH/GDSL hydrolase family protein, with amino-acid sequence MKKFLLFLVVLLCCLASAPRRVTWVAIGDSITYLNDHKDETGNRVTKGYLTLISEKYPRVEYINKGYNGWTSINIADKIETLELQKADVYTVFLGTNDWWQGKELGSISDYEQKTGTKTVYGAFRIINDKLKQLNKKARIILITPMQRGDFVYINNQKNNAFGSYKPKNGKNLEEFANAVLEIGKLEKIPVVDLFHESGMTHENMVNFKKLKDPATGDYKKYTYPEYTTIPFDPEKDEYPYPPEAIHMTYDGLHPSDKGYTIIADMVEKKWKGLR
- a CDS encoding DUF2281 domain-containing protein, translated to MLTVIEGTYENGQVILDHKPKVENKTKVVVIFEEIEMPADTNEKRPFGISKGNITLSPDFNEPLDDLKDYM
- a CDS encoding type II toxin-antitoxin system VapC family toxin, whose amino-acid sequence is MKVLLDTHTVLWFINGDSQISVKAKRIIEDKGNEVLMSAISLFEISIKLKLTKIILRKPLAEVFDDIRSAGIAILPIHNKHLLEYQNLSLNVEHRDPFDRLIISTAISEQAAIVSVDKQFDHYQSLVEILW